A genomic window from Nocardioides sp. BP30 includes:
- the arc gene encoding proteasome ATPase encodes MSTSDGFTGSGHSPEEPTQHGRGYEAYGDQSFGSRAAETRLADTQRSLAAVTAQNERLASTLRDARDQILKLKEEVDRLAQPPAGFGTFLNANEDDTIDVFTGGRKLRVTVSPNVDVPSLQRGQEVMLNEALNVVDALAFEKIGEVVMFKELLADGERALVIANADEERVVRIAEPLLGEHIRAGDALLLESRSGYVYEKVPKSEVEELVLEEVPDISYDSIGGLGDQIEMITDAVELPYLYPDLFQEHELRPPKGILLYGPPGCGKTLIAKAVANSLAKKVAAKTGSEGKSYFLNIKGPELLNKYVGETERHIRLVFQRAREKASAGTPVIVFFDEMDSLFRTRGTGVSSDVENTIVPQLLSEIDGVEALENVLVIGASNREDMIDPAILRPGRLDVKIKIERPDAQAARDIFSKYLTATLPLHSDDLAEFGGDRGATASAMIDATVTRMYTESEENRFLEVTYANGDKEVLYFKDFNSGAMIQNIVDRAKKMAIKQFIESGTDPAQKGLRVAHLLQACVDEFKENEDLPNTTNPDDWARISGKKGERIVFIRTLITGKQGSEPGRSIEQVAATGQYL; translated from the coding sequence ATGTCGACATCCGACGGTTTCACCGGCTCCGGGCACAGTCCTGAGGAGCCCACCCAGCACGGTCGCGGCTACGAGGCGTACGGCGACCAGTCCTTCGGCTCGCGCGCCGCGGAGACGCGACTCGCCGACACCCAGCGCTCGCTCGCCGCCGTCACCGCGCAGAACGAGCGCCTCGCCTCGACGCTGCGCGATGCTCGCGACCAGATCCTCAAGCTCAAGGAGGAGGTCGACCGGCTGGCCCAGCCACCGGCCGGCTTCGGCACGTTCCTCAACGCGAACGAGGACGACACGATCGACGTGTTCACCGGTGGCCGCAAGCTGCGGGTCACGGTCTCGCCGAACGTGGACGTGCCCTCCCTGCAGCGCGGTCAGGAGGTCATGCTCAACGAGGCGCTCAACGTGGTCGACGCCCTCGCGTTCGAGAAGATCGGCGAGGTGGTCATGTTCAAGGAGCTGCTCGCCGACGGCGAGCGCGCCCTCGTGATCGCCAACGCGGACGAGGAGCGGGTCGTGCGGATCGCCGAGCCGCTGCTCGGAGAGCACATCCGAGCCGGTGACGCGCTGCTGCTGGAGTCGCGCTCCGGCTATGTCTACGAGAAGGTGCCGAAGTCCGAGGTCGAGGAGCTGGTGCTCGAGGAGGTCCCCGACATCTCCTACGACTCGATCGGCGGCCTGGGCGACCAGATCGAGATGATCACCGACGCGGTCGAGCTTCCCTACCTCTACCCGGACCTGTTCCAGGAGCACGAGCTGCGGCCGCCCAAGGGCATCTTGCTCTACGGGCCGCCGGGATGCGGCAAGACGCTCATCGCCAAGGCCGTGGCGAACTCGCTGGCCAAGAAGGTCGCCGCGAAGACGGGCTCGGAGGGGAAGTCCTACTTCCTCAACATCAAGGGCCCCGAGCTGCTCAACAAGTACGTCGGCGAGACCGAGCGGCACATCCGGCTGGTCTTCCAGCGTGCCCGCGAGAAGGCCTCGGCCGGCACGCCCGTGATCGTGTTCTTCGACGAGATGGACTCGCTGTTCCGCACCCGTGGCACCGGCGTCTCCTCGGACGTGGAGAACACCATCGTGCCGCAGCTGCTCAGCGAGATCGACGGCGTCGAGGCGCTGGAGAACGTGCTGGTCATCGGGGCCTCCAACCGTGAGGACATGATCGACCCGGCCATCCTGCGACCCGGTCGGCTCGACGTGAAGATCAAGATCGAGCGACCCGACGCCCAGGCCGCGCGCGACATCTTCAGCAAGTACCTCACCGCCACGCTGCCGCTGCACAGCGACGACCTCGCCGAGTTCGGCGGGGACCGGGGCGCGACCGCCTCGGCGATGATCGATGCCACCGTGACCCGGATGTACACCGAGTCGGAGGAGAACCGGTTCCTGGAGGTCACCTACGCCAACGGTGACAAGGAGGTCCTCTACTTCAAGGACTTCAACTCCGGGGCGATGATCCAGAACATCGTCGACCGGGCCAAGAAGATGGCGATCAAGCAGTTCATCGAGTCCGGCACGGATCCGGCGCAGAAGGGCCTGCGGGTGGCGCACCTGCTCCAGGCCTGCGTGGACGAGTTCAAGGAGAACGAGGACCTGCCCAACACCACCAACCCCGACGACTGGGCCCGGATCTCCGGCAAGAAGGGCGAGCGGATCGTCTTCATCCGTACGCTCATCACCGGCAAGCAGGGCTCCGAGCCGGGTCGATCGATCGAGCAGGTCGCCGCCACGGGTCAGTACCTCTGA
- a CDS encoding tRNA (adenine-N1)-methyltransferase produces the protein MSEALDPSTDVPAEAWSGVHRGVLREGEWVRLTDAKGRRHNFELVAGKRFFSNKGHLDHDDLIGREEGFTITSSVGGEYLVFRPLLSEFVVSMPRGAAVVYPKDAAQIVAMADIFPGAHVVEAGVGSGALTCSLLRAVGPHGRVTSFERREEFADVARKNVAQFFGAEPPTWSLNLGDLQEELPRSGTKADRIILDMLAPWECVEAAGEALRPGGILCGYVATTTQMSLFVETLRAHGGFTEPQAWESLVRDWHVEGLAVRPGHKMIGHTAFLVTARRLAPGAKPPRKTRRPAPGAYGPDYRGPRPADIPEPTLDAGVPAEDAAEDLAQD, from the coding sequence ATGTCCGAAGCGCTCGATCCCAGCACCGACGTCCCTGCCGAGGCCTGGTCCGGGGTCCACCGCGGGGTGCTGCGCGAGGGCGAGTGGGTCCGGCTGACCGACGCGAAGGGCCGCCGCCACAACTTCGAGCTCGTCGCCGGGAAGCGGTTCTTCTCCAACAAGGGCCACCTCGACCACGACGACCTGATCGGGCGCGAGGAGGGCTTCACCATCACCTCCTCGGTCGGGGGCGAGTACCTCGTCTTCCGGCCGCTGCTCTCGGAGTTCGTGGTCTCGATGCCGCGCGGCGCGGCGGTCGTCTACCCGAAGGACGCCGCCCAGATCGTGGCGATGGCCGACATCTTCCCGGGCGCCCACGTCGTCGAGGCTGGGGTGGGCTCGGGCGCCCTCACCTGCTCGCTGCTGCGCGCCGTCGGGCCGCACGGGCGGGTCACCTCCTTCGAGCGCCGCGAGGAGTTCGCCGACGTCGCCCGCAAGAACGTCGCGCAGTTCTTCGGCGCCGAGCCGCCCACCTGGTCGCTCAACCTCGGCGACCTGCAGGAGGAGCTGCCGCGGTCGGGGACGAAGGCCGACCGGATCATCCTCGACATGCTCGCCCCGTGGGAGTGCGTCGAGGCAGCGGGGGAGGCGCTGCGTCCCGGCGGGATCCTGTGCGGGTACGTCGCGACGACGACCCAGATGTCGCTGTTCGTGGAGACGCTGCGCGCCCACGGCGGCTTCACCGAGCCGCAGGCGTGGGAGTCACTGGTCCGGGACTGGCACGTCGAGGGCCTCGCCGTACGGCCCGGGCACAAGATGATCGGGCACACCGCGTTCCTGGTCACGGCCCGCCGGCTCGCGCCGGGTGCCAAGCCGCCCCGCAAGACGCGCCGTCCTGCGCCGGGAGCCTACGGACCCGACTACCGCGGGCCGCGGCCGGCCGACATCCCGGAGCCGACTCTCGACGCGGGTGTACCGGCCGAGGACGCGGCCGAGGACCTGGCTCAGGACTGA
- a CDS encoding site-2 protease family protein, producing the protein MADHRPRPPQRQLPPGVVRLGSIAGSDVLVTPSWFLIAGLIVVIISPVIEDVQPGLGALKYLAGFVFAVMLYGAVLVHEAAHAVVATRLGYPVGPITIHFLGGATQVEEESRRPRDEFLIAVVGPLASLLIAGVGALLWWAGPDGLLLFAVQFLAGANLFVGVLNLVPGLPLDGGRVMRAAVWGATRSMHRGTLVAGWIGRVVAVCVVAWPFVAQAVTGHRFSLYDLMWAFLLGMFLWSGASASMSHSRLQQRLPSLVARDLARRTLAVPADLPLAEAVRRAQEDHAGAIVTVTATGAPIGLVNEAALLATPPERRPWLPTSAVARGLTDGLSLPATIHGEDLIRALGATPSPEYLLLEDDGSIFGVLATADVDAAFRQGGR; encoded by the coding sequence GTGGCCGATCATCGACCGCGACCGCCGCAGCGTCAGCTCCCTCCCGGCGTCGTCAGGCTGGGGAGCATCGCCGGCAGCGACGTCCTGGTCACGCCGTCCTGGTTCCTGATCGCTGGGCTGATCGTGGTGATCATCAGCCCGGTTATCGAGGATGTGCAGCCGGGACTGGGAGCGCTGAAGTACCTCGCGGGCTTCGTCTTCGCGGTCATGCTCTACGGCGCCGTGCTCGTCCACGAGGCGGCGCATGCAGTCGTCGCGACCAGGCTCGGCTACCCGGTGGGGCCGATCACCATCCACTTCCTCGGCGGCGCGACCCAGGTCGAGGAGGAGTCCCGGCGCCCACGCGACGAGTTCCTGATCGCCGTGGTGGGCCCGCTCGCCTCGCTGCTGATCGCCGGCGTCGGCGCGTTGCTGTGGTGGGCCGGCCCCGACGGCCTGCTGCTCTTCGCCGTGCAGTTCCTCGCCGGCGCGAACCTCTTCGTCGGCGTGCTCAACCTCGTGCCGGGCCTGCCGCTCGACGGTGGCCGGGTCATGCGCGCCGCGGTGTGGGGTGCGACCAGGAGCATGCACCGCGGCACCCTGGTGGCCGGCTGGATCGGACGGGTCGTGGCTGTCTGCGTGGTCGCCTGGCCGTTCGTGGCTCAGGCCGTCACCGGTCATCGCTTCTCGCTCTACGACCTGATGTGGGCGTTCCTCCTGGGCATGTTCCTGTGGTCGGGTGCGAGCGCGTCGATGAGCCACTCCCGCCTGCAGCAGCGGCTGCCGAGCCTGGTCGCGCGCGACCTGGCGCGCCGTACCCTCGCCGTGCCTGCGGACCTGCCGCTCGCCGAGGCCGTACGCCGGGCGCAGGAGGACCACGCCGGCGCGATCGTGACCGTGACGGCGACAGGTGCGCCGATCGGGCTGGTCAACGAGGCTGCCCTGCTGGCGACGCCGCCCGAGCGACGGCCGTGGCTGCCGACCTCGGCGGTGGCGCGGGGGTTGACCGACGGGCTCTCGCTTCCTGCCACCATCCACGGCGAGGACCTCATCAGGGCGCTGGGTGCGACGCCGTCGCCGGAGTACCTGCTCCTGGAGGACGACGGCTCCATCTTCGGCGTGCTCGCGACCGCCGACGTGGATGCGGCCTTCCGGCAGGGCGGCCGATAG
- a CDS encoding RecB family exonuclease, which yields MSTASPAELVSTPVDGVDVLGALSPSRASDFMTCPLLYRFRSVDRLPEPPSPDAVRGTVVHKILEDLFDLPAPERTPATALGMLQPAWEALQREEPELAEMLPEAERERWLTSCRTVLERYFSVEDPSRLEATERELYVETLLDSKLLLRGFIDRIEVAPNGAVRISDYKTGRAPGPGFEAKALFQMKFYALVTWRVRGEIPAMLQLLYLGSGEVLRYQPDEADLRATERKVVAIWQAIRSAEVSGDWRPSPSKLCGWCAHQALCPSFGGTPPPLPSPTTEA from the coding sequence ATGAGCACCGCATCTCCCGCCGAGCTGGTGTCGACGCCGGTCGACGGCGTGGACGTGCTGGGCGCGCTCTCCCCGAGCAGGGCCTCGGACTTCATGACCTGTCCGCTGCTCTACCGGTTCCGCTCGGTGGACAGGCTGCCCGAGCCGCCGTCGCCCGACGCGGTGCGGGGCACCGTCGTGCACAAGATCCTCGAGGACCTCTTCGACCTGCCCGCCCCCGAGCGCACGCCGGCCACGGCGCTCGGCATGCTCCAGCCGGCATGGGAGGCCCTGCAGCGCGAGGAGCCCGAGCTCGCCGAGATGCTGCCGGAGGCCGAGCGCGAGCGCTGGCTGACCTCGTGCCGCACGGTGCTCGAGCGCTACTTCAGCGTCGAGGACCCGAGCCGGCTCGAGGCCACCGAGCGCGAGCTGTACGTCGAGACGCTGCTGGACTCCAAGCTGTTGCTGCGCGGCTTCATCGACCGCATCGAGGTCGCCCCCAACGGCGCCGTCCGGATCAGCGACTACAAGACCGGGCGTGCTCCGGGTCCGGGCTTCGAGGCCAAGGCGCTGTTCCAGATGAAGTTCTACGCCCTGGTCACGTGGCGGGTGCGCGGCGAGATCCCCGCCATGCTGCAGCTGCTCTACCTCGGCAGCGGCGAGGTGCTGCGCTACCAGCCCGACGAGGCCGATCTGCGAGCCACCGAGCGCAAGGTGGTCGCCATCTGGCAGGCCATCCGGTCGGCCGAGGTGTCGGGTGACTGGCGGCCCAGCCCGAGCAAGCTCTGCGGCTGGTGCGCCCACCAGGCGCTGTGTCCCTCCTTCGGGGGCACGCCGCCGCCCTTGCCGAGCCCGACCACGGAGGCCTGA
- a CDS encoding DEAD/DEAH box helicase, translating into MAAEGRRVSGRGRTSQRQRSRQRDEGGLIPVLAKAVREVEIGVQRGRPEPTRFQVVALLVREERQRLKADPELTEQTRAAELKRLDGIATILAQTAAREPSLFGLLGEDAVETDATRHLRRQLLSAAGQDPGPEAEEPVRRETTVVRTERQVVPASVARAQLMTPFMVPDFSAAPARVETRRLVGWDLIGPLLNSFEHPAPGVSSCMALPDARPVAVLPPGLSLMDHQARLIASVADGHRTFLLADEPGLGKTAQSLLAAQAADAYPLLVVVPNVVKTNWAREAARWTPGRSVSVVHGDGDDVDGFADIIVLNYEILDRHVGWIGEHGFRGMIVDEAHFIKNKKSQRSQHVLEIADRVRHRVANPLMMALTGTPLINDVEDFLTIWQFLGWISERSPRPGLMARLEETGMTPADFGFYPAARQAVVDMGIVRRRKVDVAADIPARRIADLPVELDDAESRSIHAAERELALRLVKRYDSAIAARREHRVKTGGHHEVAGIDHELVRRVAGWELADGDDSTAGDNVFAMVRRIGRAKAGLAADYAAQLARSAGKVVFFAKHLDVMDAAGEVFDKRGITYTEIRGDQSATARTKAIDSFVNDPDVSIIVCSLTAAGVGVNLQVASDVVLAELSWTDAEQTQAIDRVHRIGQTEPVTAWRVIAAQTLDARIAELIDQKAGLAAQALDGVATEDAVSTVDIRLEALVRLLTDALREREAPTADDLEEIEVELA; encoded by the coding sequence GTGGCGGCAGAGGGTCGGCGCGTTTCCGGGCGGGGGAGGACCTCGCAGCGGCAGCGCTCGCGGCAGCGTGACGAGGGTGGTCTGATCCCGGTCCTCGCCAAGGCCGTGCGCGAGGTCGAGATCGGCGTGCAGCGGGGTCGGCCCGAGCCGACCCGCTTCCAGGTCGTGGCGCTGCTCGTCCGCGAGGAGCGCCAGCGGCTCAAGGCCGACCCCGAGCTGACCGAGCAGACCCGCGCCGCCGAGCTCAAGCGGCTCGACGGCATCGCCACCATCCTCGCCCAGACCGCGGCGCGCGAGCCGTCGCTCTTCGGCCTCCTCGGCGAGGACGCGGTCGAGACCGACGCCACCCGCCACCTGCGGCGCCAGCTGCTCTCCGCTGCCGGCCAGGACCCGGGTCCCGAGGCGGAGGAGCCGGTACGCCGCGAGACCACCGTCGTACGGACCGAGCGGCAGGTCGTCCCGGCCTCCGTCGCCCGCGCCCAGCTGATGACCCCGTTCATGGTCCCCGACTTCTCCGCCGCCCCGGCGCGCGTCGAGACCCGCCGCCTCGTCGGCTGGGATCTGATCGGTCCACTGCTGAACTCCTTCGAGCACCCCGCACCCGGCGTCTCCTCCTGCATGGCGCTCCCCGATGCGCGGCCCGTCGCGGTCCTGCCTCCGGGGCTGTCGCTGATGGACCACCAGGCCCGCTTGATCGCCTCGGTGGCGGACGGCCACCGGACGTTCCTGCTCGCCGACGAGCCCGGCCTGGGCAAGACCGCCCAGTCGCTGCTCGCCGCGCAGGCCGCCGACGCCTATCCGCTGCTCGTCGTGGTGCCGAACGTGGTCAAGACCAACTGGGCCCGCGAGGCCGCCCGCTGGACGCCCGGCCGCAGCGTGAGCGTGGTCCACGGTGACGGCGACGACGTCGACGGCTTCGCCGACATCATCGTGCTGAACTACGAGATCCTCGACCGCCACGTCGGATGGATCGGGGAGCACGGCTTCCGCGGGATGATCGTGGACGAGGCGCACTTCATCAAGAACAAGAAGTCCCAGCGCTCCCAACACGTCCTGGAGATCGCCGACCGGGTCCGCCACCGGGTCGCGAACCCGCTGATGATGGCCCTGACCGGCACGCCGCTGATCAACGACGTCGAGGACTTCCTGACCATCTGGCAGTTCCTCGGCTGGATCAGCGAGCGGTCTCCGCGACCGGGACTGATGGCCAGGCTCGAGGAGACCGGCATGACGCCCGCCGACTTCGGGTTCTACCCGGCGGCGCGCCAGGCGGTTGTGGACATGGGCATCGTGCGACGCCGCAAGGTCGATGTGGCAGCCGACATCCCGGCACGCCGCATCGCCGACCTTCCCGTCGAGCTCGACGACGCCGAGAGCCGTTCGATCCACGCCGCGGAGCGGGAGCTGGCGCTGCGCCTGGTCAAGCGCTACGACTCCGCGATCGCGGCCCGGCGCGAGCACCGGGTCAAGACGGGCGGCCACCACGAGGTCGCAGGCATCGATCACGAGCTCGTACGCCGGGTCGCTGGCTGGGAGCTCGCCGATGGCGATGACTCGACGGCCGGCGACAACGTGTTCGCGATGGTGCGCCGGATCGGACGCGCCAAGGCCGGGCTGGCCGCGGACTACGCCGCCCAACTGGCCCGCAGTGCGGGCAAGGTCGTCTTCTTCGCCAAGCACCTCGACGTCATGGACGCGGCGGGCGAGGTGTTCGACAAGCGGGGCATCACCTACACCGAGATCCGCGGCGACCAGTCGGCGACCGCCCGCACCAAGGCCATCGACTCCTTCGTCAACGACCCCGACGTCTCGATCATCGTCTGCTCGCTGACGGCAGCAGGCGTGGGCGTCAACCTGCAGGTCGCCTCCGACGTCGTTCTGGCCGAGCTGTCGTGGACCGACGCCGAGCAGACCCAGGCAATCGACCGGGTGCACCGGATCGGACAGACCGAGCCGGTCACCGCCTGGCGCGTGATCGCCGCCCAGACGCTCGACGCGCGCATCGCCGAGCTGATCGACCAGAAGGCCGGCCTGGCCGCGCAGGCGCTCGACGGCGTCGCGACCGAGGACGCCGTCTCGACCGTCGACATCCGCCTCGAGGCCCTGGTGCGCCTGCTCACCGACGCCCTGCGCGAACGCGAGGCGCCCACCGCGGACGACCTGGAGGAGATCGAGGTCGAGCTGGCCTGA
- a CDS encoding HAD family hydrolase, with translation MDGTLVDTEPYWIETEYELARTYGGAWSQEDALALVGNDLLESGRYIKERMGLPHTPEEVVELLLDGVVARIQQHVPWCPGAVELLADLRAQQIPCALVTMSYQRFVAPILSQLPAETFAVVVTGDQVTRGKPHPEPYETAAAALGLAPAQCLAIEDSSTGTRSAESAGCTVLVVENHVPVPPGERRVFRSTLAGVGVADLPALLP, from the coding sequence ATGGACGGCACCCTCGTCGACACCGAGCCCTATTGGATCGAGACCGAGTACGAGCTGGCCCGCACGTACGGCGGCGCCTGGTCCCAGGAGGACGCGCTCGCCCTGGTGGGCAACGACCTCCTCGAGTCCGGCCGGTACATCAAGGAGCGGATGGGCCTGCCGCACACGCCCGAGGAGGTCGTAGAGCTGCTGCTCGACGGTGTCGTCGCGCGGATCCAGCAGCACGTGCCGTGGTGCCCCGGCGCCGTCGAGCTGCTGGCAGACCTGCGCGCGCAGCAGATTCCGTGCGCCTTGGTGACCATGTCCTACCAGCGCTTCGTCGCGCCGATCCTGAGCCAGCTCCCGGCCGAGACGTTCGCGGTGGTGGTGACAGGTGATCAGGTGACCCGGGGCAAACCGCACCCCGAGCCGTACGAGACCGCCGCCGCGGCCCTCGGTCTCGCGCCGGCGCAGTGTCTGGCGATCGAGGACTCCAGCACCGGCACCAGGTCCGCGGAGTCGGCCGGCTGCACGGTCCTGGTGGTCGAGAACCACGTACCGGTGCCTCCGGGGGAACGCCGCGTGTTCCGGTCGACGCTCGCCGGCGTGGGCGTGGCCGACCTGCCTGCGCTGCTGCCCTGA
- a CDS encoding ferredoxin reductase — translation MLSSPRSSDALELRIETMRWVAEDVITVELVSLDATMLPAWTPGAHVDLELPSGMQHRFALCGAPGGVGSYRIMVDRNDGPVARELHDTALIGRTLRAHEVANQFPMRPALSYVFVADGLGVAPILAMAARASEQRVPWRLVYAGRTLSAMPFIDELRSLECGRLELVPEDELGRPDLGSVLARVPDGAEVYASGPARLVDAVTLAGRLCAADRVHVRCSDREPEPAVDPRPGRALGQHAPSGT, via the coding sequence ATGCTGAGCAGTCCCCGGTCCAGCGACGCGCTGGAGCTGCGGATCGAGACGATGCGCTGGGTGGCCGAGGACGTCATCACCGTCGAGCTGGTCTCCCTCGACGCGACCATGCTGCCGGCCTGGACACCCGGGGCGCACGTGGACCTGGAGCTGCCTTCGGGGATGCAGCACAGGTTCGCGCTCTGCGGTGCTCCGGGCGGGGTCGGCAGCTATCGGATCATGGTCGACCGCAACGACGGCCCGGTGGCGCGCGAGTTGCACGACACAGCCCTGATCGGGCGGACACTGCGGGCGCACGAGGTGGCCAACCAGTTCCCCATGAGACCGGCACTCTCGTACGTTTTCGTCGCCGACGGACTCGGGGTCGCCCCGATCCTGGCGATGGCCGCTCGGGCCTCGGAGCAGCGGGTGCCGTGGCGCCTGGTGTACGCCGGCCGGACGCTGAGTGCGATGCCCTTCATCGACGAGCTCCGGAGCCTGGAATGCGGCCGGCTCGAGCTGGTCCCGGAGGACGAGCTCGGTCGGCCAGACCTCGGGTCAGTGCTGGCGCGCGTGCCCGACGGGGCCGAGGTCTACGCCTCCGGGCCGGCCCGGCTGGTCGATGCGGTCACGCTCGCAGGCCGGTTGTGCGCCGCCGATCGGGTGCACGTGCGGTGCAGCGACCGCGAACCTGAGCCGGCGGTCGACCCTCGCCCTGGACGAGCCCTGGGTCAGCACGCGCCATCTGGCACCTGA
- a CDS encoding aromatic ring-hydroxylating oxygenase subunit alpha, with protein sequence MKTKKYNVIDQETGRLDPTIYCDPDIYKEEMEKVFGRAWLLIGHDSLIPKPGDFFHTYMGEQPVILSRDKTGQVNAMLNICRHRGARVVRTDDGNCKSFVCPYHAWTYGLDGKLEWVPGEEELYDGTIDRAQLGLKRARVATYAGLIFATWDQQAPSLEEYLGDARWYLDLEFNRSAQGTKAFGPHKWVIPINWKTAVDNCSDWYHVPYSHASAANALTRIMGAPRMTSDVLWKKKGRAAFVNGHQVAFFRLPEDSFDGNPYGVDSTAENHREAIERLGELRGDGLMLGTHSLFPNTVLGFRIVIPRGPNETEFWHFSMTNAADTPDKQRAVALEHAAQNGAGGHFESDDIDNWSQVSSSGKYAGAREIGQYVNMGIGNTHTDDVFPGQISDRFVTEQNHRFFYNRWEEFMNADSWDDIPLDPMKATFEGTASMDG encoded by the coding sequence GTGAAGACCAAGAAGTACAACGTCATCGATCAAGAGACGGGCCGTCTCGACCCGACCATCTACTGCGACCCGGACATCTACAAGGAGGAGATGGAGAAGGTCTTCGGCCGCGCCTGGCTGCTGATCGGTCACGACAGCCTGATCCCGAAGCCGGGCGACTTCTTCCACACCTACATGGGTGAGCAGCCGGTCATCCTCTCGCGTGACAAGACCGGCCAGGTCAACGCGATGCTCAACATCTGCCGGCACCGTGGCGCTCGCGTCGTCCGCACCGACGACGGCAACTGCAAGTCATTCGTGTGCCCGTACCACGCCTGGACCTACGGTCTGGACGGCAAGCTCGAGTGGGTCCCCGGCGAGGAGGAGCTCTACGACGGCACGATCGATCGTGCGCAGCTGGGTCTGAAGAGGGCGCGTGTCGCGACGTACGCCGGCCTGATCTTCGCCACCTGGGACCAGCAGGCTCCGAGCCTGGAGGAGTACCTCGGGGATGCCCGTTGGTATCTCGACCTCGAGTTCAACCGCAGTGCCCAGGGCACCAAGGCCTTCGGACCGCACAAGTGGGTCATCCCAATCAACTGGAAGACAGCCGTCGACAACTGCTCGGACTGGTACCACGTGCCGTATTCGCACGCGTCGGCCGCCAACGCCTTGACCCGGATCATGGGCGCACCCCGGATGACGTCGGACGTGCTGTGGAAGAAGAAGGGGCGCGCGGCGTTCGTCAACGGCCACCAGGTCGCGTTCTTCCGGCTGCCCGAGGACAGCTTCGACGGCAACCCCTACGGCGTCGACTCGACGGCGGAGAACCATCGGGAGGCCATCGAGCGGCTCGGTGAGCTGCGCGGTGACGGGCTCATGCTCGGTACCCACAGCCTCTTCCCGAACACCGTCCTCGGCTTCCGGATCGTCATCCCACGCGGGCCCAACGAGACCGAGTTCTGGCACTTCAGCATGACCAACGCCGCCGACACGCCGGACAAGCAGCGTGCGGTAGCGCTCGAGCACGCCGCCCAGAACGGCGCCGGCGGGCACTTCGAGTCCGACGACATCGACAACTGGAGCCAGGTCTCCAGCTCGGGCAAGTACGCAGGAGCCCGCGAGATCGGGCAGTACGTCAACATGGGCATCGGCAACACCCACACCGACGACGTGTTCCCCGGCCAGATCTCCGACCGGTTCGTCACCGAGCAGAACCACCGGTTCTTCTACAACCGGTGGGAGGAGTTCATGAACGCCGACTCCTGGGACGACATCCCGCTCGACCCGATGAAGGCGACCTTCGAGGGCACCGCCTCGATGGACGGCTGA
- a CDS encoding aromatic-ring-hydroxylating dioxygenase subunit beta yields the protein MTVTTKSALSGLFDETLWSTINSFYIAEAWLLDDRKLREWLDLFTEEMVYYMPRRRNVNRKELDREIPARGTDLPYFEDSRKLMEVRIQRLESGTAWAEEPPSRTRHLVGNLLIESVEDDGTVRAKTAFICHRSHGETATALYSGYRQDVLHPVDGSWKISDRTVVLDANVILDKNLAIFF from the coding sequence ATGACTGTCACGACCAAGAGTGCACTGAGCGGCCTCTTCGATGAGACGTTGTGGTCCACGATCAACAGCTTCTACATCGCCGAGGCGTGGCTCCTCGACGATCGCAAGCTGCGCGAGTGGCTCGACCTCTTCACCGAGGAGATGGTCTATTACATGCCGCGGCGCAGGAACGTGAACCGCAAGGAGCTCGATCGCGAGATCCCGGCCCGCGGCACCGATCTGCCCTACTTCGAGGACTCTCGCAAGCTCATGGAGGTCCGGATCCAGCGCCTCGAGTCCGGTACGGCGTGGGCCGAGGAGCCGCCGTCGCGCACCCGCCACCTCGTCGGCAACCTCCTGATCGAGAGCGTCGAAGACGACGGGACGGTGCGCGCCAAGACGGCGTTCATCTGCCACCGATCGCACGGCGAGACCGCGACCGCGCTCTACTCCGGCTACCGCCAGGACGTCCTTCACCCCGTCGACGGCTCGTGGAAGATCTCCGACCGCACCGTCGTGCTCGACGCCAACGTGATCCTCGACAAGAACCTCGCGATCTTCTTCTGA